The Oncorhynchus nerka isolate Pitt River linkage group LG15, Oner_Uvic_2.0, whole genome shotgun sequence genome contains the following window.
ggctgaacgaaccagaggtaagtCATTTGCGGTTTTTAGGACTACAAGTTGGCGAGCTCTATTAATAACAAATTTAGGCTAATTATGCATAGGTCgttttttattgtatttatttatgtcaATACTGCTTGCTCATTTCAAATTAACAttcaatgtagcctacatttcatCCCAAATGAAATAGCTAACTAAGCCTAATCATTTTTATAAGGTTAGATCAAGGAAAGCCACAACTTTATCAGAGACATTGGTTTACATCATCAGAATAACACCCATATCTAATAATCTACAGGGGTGCGAATCCTATATTTTATTTTGCTTCAACGATTGGAAAATACGCAACACTTCAAAATAAGCTTTCATAGTCGTGGAGAAATCTAGGCAACTAAATATGAGGCATATGAGCCATTTGGATCTAACCAGCAACATGCCGGTAGGCCTATTTCTCCATGCCAAACCCTCCCCACGAGCCAAAGAACAGACCGTGCATGATTAAGTGCAACCTCAGCCCACTCACACTCCTGGGGTAGCCTTGCTTTAAAGAACTAAGTAAAATAACCTTTTATAtatactgaaaaaatatatagacgcaacatgcaacaatttcaacgattttaacattcaattctctggcaacagctctggtggacattcgtgCAATCAGCAAGCCAATTGCATAATTCCTCAAAAGTttagacatttgtggcattgttgtatgacaaaactgcacattttagagtggccttttattgtccccagcacaaggtgcacctgtgtaatgatcatgctgtttaatcagcttctagatatgccacacctgtcaggtggatggataaaatgctgactaacagggatgtaaacacatttgtgcacaatatttgaaagaaataaggtttttgtgtgtgtggaacaattctgggatattttatttcagctcatgaaacatgggactaacactttacatgttgtgtttgtatttttgttcagtatatatgcctatacagtgcattcagaaagtattcagatcccttgaccttttccatattttgttacattatagccttattctaaaattgattaaattaggGTTTtttccatcatcaatctacacagaataccccataatgacaaagcaaaaaaaggtttttagaaaggtttgcaaatgtattaaaaataaagaactgaaatatcacatttacataagtattcagaccctttgctatgagacttgaaattgagctcaggtgcatcctgtttccattgatcatccttgagatggttctacaacttgattggagtccacctgtggtaaattctattgattggacatgatttggaaaggcacacacctgtctatataaggtcccgtagttgactgtgcatgtcagagtaaaaaccaagccatgaggttgagggAATTGTTCATAgatctctgagacaggattgtgtcgaggcactcTTCATagtgctggccgcccggccaaactgagcaatcgggggagaaggccttggtcagggaggtgaccaagaacccactggtcactctgacagagctccagagttcctctgtggagatcggagaaccttccagaaggtccAGACAAcattctctgcagcactccaccaatcaggcctttatggtaaagtggccagatgtaagccactcctcagtaaaaggcacatgacagcccgcatggagtttgccaaaaggcacctaaaggactctcagatcatgagaaacggagcaaagtacagagagatccttgatgaaaacatgctccagagcactcaggacctcagacaggggcaaaggttaaccttccaacaggacaacgaccctaagcacacagccaagacaacacaggagtggcttcgggacaagtctctgaatgttcttgagtggcccagctagagcccggacttgaacccaatcaaacatctctggagagacttgaaaatagctgtgtagcgacattccctgtccaacctgacagagcttgagaggatctgcagagaagaatgggagaaactccccaaatacaggtgtgccaagcttatagtgtcatacccaagaagacttgaggctgtaatcactgccaaaggtgcttcaacaaagtactgagtaaagggtctgaacacttagtTGTGGCGGGCCAGACAAGGCCCCTGTGGCCTCATTTATAAACCATGCATAGTAAAAAATATACCCGAAAATGTGCCAGCCCAGTTTTCACGCAAAGTTAGATTTTTGTTTTTAATGAACTTGAGGGGAGAATGTGCTCACCTCCCTGAACTTtagaccagtggtcaccaacctttttgGCGTGAAGATCACTTTCGCAGTCAAAATCTACCTCTCAGAATTATTTTAAACACGACTTAAAAATTGTAACATTAACCTAAACCTATAAAACCAATTCTAtaggaatgaggtttgtgcagtaggcttaATACATTACAACAGCATATTGGTTATAAGCCTAGCCTGACTATTGTTATTCTCAGACAATATTGGTTGTACTCTGACTTATCATATAGGCTAGTATCAAACTCTGCTGTGGCCGGGGTCATGGAAGCTATAGGCACTGTGGTTGTAGCTATCCGATTAGCCAGCGCAGTAGGCACCCTCGATTTAGCCACAGATCTCCCATGCAACAAATTACCATGTGCAACTATCATTTAATTGGACCTAGTAGAATATATACACTATTGAACAACAATTAGTCTTTTGTATGCCGTGCCACGACATGCCAAGAGTTCCAAATGATTCAGCAAATAAAGGGGTGTTTTTATCACCATAAAAAGGTGAGTGGATTTGTGTCTTGCTCATTTAATGCTCATTCAGAAATGTAGTGTGAAATTTACTCAACTGTTATAAATGAGGCCACAGGACGACTGTTGTAAAGATCGAGTGCCTGTAATGTCTATATATGCCCACTAGATATCAACATATTCATACAAATGAAGGACACAACTTGGAAACAGCACGTTTGTAGAAGTTTGTAAAACCACTTGCCAACCAACCCAGCACAATTTCACTGATAGGGGCTAAAGCAAAGGTATATTCTCATCCACTGCAATAATACACACTTTCTTGAAGTGGTAGAACCCTTTTTCCATTTGATTTGGAATGTTTTGTTGAATATATTGTGCTGTACTTCACTAAAAAAGATTGCAGTTAGATTGCAATATAACTGCAGTATACTGCAAATACTGCGTCCAAAATAACACTGttttttttactgcagtaatTTTGCAGTGTAACTGTAATTGTAACTGTAAGTGTAATTGCAGTATAGTTATTCTGCAATTATTGCCTCCATAATGCCATagtcgactgcagttactgcacttttactgcagtttcaaaactgcaatctttttttgtaaAGGGAATTGTAAAGATATAGAATTACTgaaacattattttattttattttttaatgtaaAGTCAATTGTTTGGGCATCTTTTGTTTTGAAAAACGTGTTCAATACTATAATACCTTTGAGGCATTAGCTCAGTTCTTTTCCCAGTACAATATAAACTAATTTGAGGCATACAGTAACAAACAGTCGGGAAGTTTAAAAAAGACATGAACTTCTGAAAAACCATTTCCCTTACTTATTCAAAATAGACCCTGCATGGCTACTAacctaaaaatgtattttatctgAATCCCTAATCATTTCATCAGTACACATTGTTCTGTGAAACTGTAGAATGTGCTGGATTGTAAAAAAGGGACCAAAGTACAACCCTGTCTTCAGCGGTAGAGATGTGGAGTCCTGTGTAGCTGTACAGTGTGCGTTTCTGCCAATCTGCCAATGCCAATCTTTATCTGGCAGCAGAGCTATAAAGCGTGCGGCTGCAGGAGTAATTGGCCTATGCGAGGTGTCCATTCCACCATGAATAACTCCACTAGCCTCAGGGTGCGGTTGCCAGTGCTGGTACTGTTGATGGAAGTGGTTTTCCTTGGTCTCTTTGCCGGCTTTGTCACCTACGACGACAATGCCAACGCCAAGTTTCAGAACAATGAGACCAACCCTATGGACAACTCCCTGTATCGGGACTATCCCTTCTTCGCGGATGTGCAGGTGATGATCTTCGTTGGCTTCGGCTGCCTGCTGGCCTTCCTGCGGCTCTATGGCTTCAGCGGGATGGTCTTCAACTTCTTAACAGCCACCTTTACCATCCAGTGGGCCATCTTGATGCAGGGCTACTTCCAATTCTACTCTGATGGAAAGATCCACCTTGGGGTCATCAACCTGCTCAATGCTGAGTTTGCCTGTGCCGTGGTGCTCATCTCCTTCGGGGCGGTGCTGGGAAAGACCAGTCCGGTGCAGCTGCTGGTCATGGCCCTGCTAGAGGTCCCTATCTTTGCCTTGACAGAGTGGGCAGTGCTGAAGTACCTAAAGATCAATGACGCAGGTGGCTCCATCCTCATCCACCTGTTTGCCTGTTACTTTGGGTTGGGGGTCACGTTTGTGCTGTATCGGCCTAGCCTGAATGACGGCCACGTCAAGGAGGTTACCAGTTACCAGTCAGACATCCTGTCGTTGATGGGCACCCTGTTTCTCTGGGTGTTCTGGCCCTCTTTCAACTCTGCTCTGACCTTAAAGGGTGATGACCAGCACAGGGCCGTCCTGCACACCTTCATAGGCCTCAGCTCCTCAACGATGACCGCTTTCGCCTTATCTGCCGTATTCAACAAGAGAGGCAAGCTCACCATGGCCGACATTCAAAATGTGACTCTGGCGGGTGGTGTGACTGTTGGGGCCTCTGTGGACATGATGATCTCCCCTGCAGCCGCCTACGCCCTTGGGATCATGGGCTGCACCGCCTGCTTCATGGGATACAGGTACCTCACCCCGTTCATGGCCCGCCACTTCAGGATCCAAGACCAGTGTGGCATCCACAATCTCCACGGCCTCACCGGCCTCATATCCTGCATGGCTGGCATTTGTGCCATCCTCATGGCCAACGAAGAAACCTATGGCCC
Protein-coding sequences here:
- the rh50 gene encoding rh50-like protein; its protein translation is MPIFIWQQSYKACGCRSNWPMRGVHSTMNNSTSLRVRLPVLVLLMEVVFLGLFAGFVTYDDNANAKFQNNETNPMDNSLYRDYPFFADVQVMIFVGFGCLLAFLRLYGFSGMVFNFLTATFTIQWAILMQGYFQFYSDGKIHLGVINLLNAEFACAVVLISFGAVLGKTSPVQLLVMALLEVPIFALTEWAVLKYLKINDAGGSILIHLFACYFGLGVTFVLYRPSLNDGHVKEVTSYQSDILSLMGTLFLWVFWPSFNSALTLKGDDQHRAVLHTFIGLSSSTMTAFALSAVFNKRGKLTMADIQNVTLAGGVTVGASVDMMISPAAAYALGIMGCTACFMGYRYLTPFMARHFRIQDQCGIHNLHGLTGLISCMAGICAILMANEETYGPSMYQIFSHRAPMEGDPKLLELQQLIPGLKAGLGRTAKEQAIYQVAAIFSTIGAAAVGGVLTGFALKLPCLATPSDEFCFDDELFFDVPSDFASMGVYKAPPSIKDI